The Actinobacillus equuli genome includes a window with the following:
- the recR gene encoding recombination mediator RecR, which produces MQISPLLENLMEALRALPGVGPKSAQRMAYHLLQRNRSGGVNLSKALNEAMTHIGHCRSCRTFTEEDECNICKNPRRQMSGQLCVVEMPEDIQAIEQTGQFSGRYFVLMGHLSPLDGIGPREIGLDLLQSRLENESFHEVILATNPTIEGDATANYIAEMCRIHNVKVTRIAHGIPVGGSLEMVDGTTLSHSFAGRRDISL; this is translated from the coding sequence ATGGAAGCCCTGCGTGCATTACCTGGTGTCGGCCCGAAATCCGCACAGCGTATGGCATATCATTTATTACAACGCAATCGTTCCGGCGGAGTGAACTTATCGAAGGCATTGAACGAAGCAATGACGCATATCGGTCATTGTCGTTCTTGCCGTACATTTACCGAAGAAGACGAATGTAATATCTGTAAAAACCCTCGCCGCCAAATGAGCGGTCAACTTTGTGTGGTTGAAATGCCGGAAGATATTCAAGCAATTGAGCAAACCGGACAGTTTTCAGGACGTTACTTTGTATTAATGGGACATCTTTCGCCGTTGGACGGCATCGGGCCGAGAGAAATTGGCTTAGATCTGTTACAAAGCCGTTTAGAAAACGAATCTTTTCACGAAGTCATTCTTGCCACTAATCCGACGATTGAAGGCGATGCGACCGCCAATTATATTGCGGAAATGTGCCGTATTCACAATGTAAAAGTGACTCGCATTGCGCATGGGATTCCGGTTGGCGGCTCATTAGAAATGGTAGATGGTACAACCCTTTCCCACTCTTTTGCCGGCAGACGAGATATTTCGTTGTAA
- the grxD gene encoding Grx4 family monothiol glutaredoxin, with product MDTIEKIKKQISENPILLYMKGSPKFPSCGFSARAVEAVINCQVPFGYVDILTNPDIRAELPKFANWPTFPQLWVEGELIGGCDIVLEMFQKGELQTLLKEVAAKHA from the coding sequence ATCGATACTATTGAAAAAATCAAAAAACAAATCAGCGAAAACCCAATTCTTCTTTATATGAAAGGTTCGCCGAAATTCCCCTCATGCGGTTTCTCTGCTCGTGCGGTGGAAGCAGTAATTAACTGCCAAGTACCATTCGGTTATGTAGATATTTTAACTAACCCGGATATTCGTGCTGAATTACCAAAATTCGCAAACTGGCCGACTTTCCCGCAATTATGGGTAGAAGGCGAATTAATCGGTGGTTGTGACATCGTATTAGAAATGTTCCAAAAAGGTGAACTACAAACCTTATTAAAAGAAGTTGCGGCAAAACACGCTTAA
- a CDS encoding branched-chain amino acid aminotransferase, giving the protein MALKDLDWANLGFSYIKTDYRFIAHWKDGKWDEGQLTTDNTLHIHEGSTALHYGQQCFEGLKAYRCKDGSINLFRPEENAKRMQGTARRLLMAEVPTELFVRACTEVVKANQDWLGPYGSGATLYLRPFLIGVGENIGVKAAPEYIFSVFCCPVGAYFKGGLAPSNFITTDYDRAAPMGTGGVKVGGNYAASLLPHELAAEQGTATRKFADAIYLDPKTHTKIEEVGAANFFGITKDNKFITPASESILPSITKYSLLHIAKERLGMETIEGDVYIDQLDQFAEAGACGTAAVITPVGGIQHKDNFHVFYSETEVGPVTKRLYAELTGIQFGDVEAPEGWIVKVE; this is encoded by the coding sequence ATGGCTTTAAAAGATTTAGATTGGGCTAATTTAGGCTTTTCCTACATTAAAACGGATTATCGCTTCATCGCACATTGGAAAGACGGTAAATGGGATGAAGGTCAATTAACTACAGATAACACACTCCACATTCACGAAGGTTCAACCGCACTTCACTACGGTCAGCAATGTTTCGAAGGCTTAAAAGCCTATCGTTGCAAAGACGGCTCTATTAACTTATTTCGCCCTGAAGAAAATGCAAAACGTATGCAAGGCACTGCTCGCCGTTTGTTAATGGCAGAAGTACCGACCGAATTATTTGTGCGTGCTTGTACAGAAGTGGTAAAAGCAAACCAAGATTGGTTAGGTCCATACGGTTCAGGCGCAACGCTTTACTTACGTCCGTTCTTAATCGGCGTAGGTGAAAATATCGGGGTTAAAGCAGCGCCGGAATACATTTTCTCCGTATTCTGTTGTCCGGTTGGTGCTTATTTCAAAGGTGGTTTAGCACCGTCTAACTTCATCACAACCGACTACGACCGTGCCGCACCAATGGGAACCGGCGGTGTTAAAGTAGGTGGTAACTATGCGGCAAGTTTATTACCGCACGAATTAGCGGCAGAACAAGGTACTGCCACACGCAAATTTGCTGATGCGATCTACCTTGATCCGAAAACTCATACCAAAATTGAAGAAGTGGGTGCGGCAAACTTCTTCGGTATTACCAAAGACAATAAATTTATTACCCCAGCGTCAGAATCAATCTTACCAAGTATTACCAAATACTCGTTATTACATATCGCTAAAGAGCGTTTAGGTATGGAAACGATTGAAGGCGACGTATATATCGATCAATTAGATCAATTCGCCGAAGCCGGCGCTTGCGGTACAGCTGCGGTAATTACACCGGTTGGTGGTATTCAACATAAAGATAACTTCCACGTATTCTATTCGGAAACGGAAGTTGGCCCAGTAACAAAACGCTTATATGCGGAACTTACCGGTATCCAATTCGGTGATGTGGAAGCACCGGAAGGCTGGATTGTTAAAGTAGAATAA
- a CDS encoding RidA family protein — MIKRIDVSKRFSEVAIYNGVAYLAGQVPTDDSQDAYQQTKQVLAEIDKFLAKANTDKSKILMATVYLANMAYYDEMNRAWDEWVAENNAPPRAAVEARLANPNWKVEIVVNAAV; from the coding sequence ATGATTAAACGTATTGATGTCAGTAAACGTTTCTCTGAAGTTGCAATTTATAACGGAGTGGCTTATCTCGCCGGGCAAGTGCCGACTGACGATAGCCAAGACGCTTATCAGCAAACCAAACAAGTGCTTGCGGAAATTGATAAATTCTTAGCTAAAGCTAATACCGATAAAAGTAAGATCTTAATGGCAACCGTTTATCTTGCGAATATGGCTTATTATGATGAGATGAACCGTGCTTGGGACGAATGGGTGGCGGAAAATAATGCGCCGCCACGTGCTGCGGTGGAGGCAAGACTTGCAAATCCTAACTGGAAGGTTGAAATCGTAGTGAATGCTGCGGTATAA
- a CDS encoding peptide ABC transporter ATP-binding protein, which produces MTDLQKNEQNAPLLDAKNLKKYYPVKQGMFAKPKTVKAVDGVSFQLERGKTLAVVGESGCGKSTLGRMLTMIESPTEGELFYKGQNFLVNDKETAALRRKKIQIVFQNPYSSLNPRKKVGSILEEPLLINTDLSAAERKAKVLEMMGKVGLKPEFYDRYPHMFSGGQRQRIAIARGLMLNPDVVVADEPVSALDVSVRAQVLNLMMDLQDDMGLSYVFISHDLSVVEHIADEVMVMYLGRVVEQGETKAIFSNPRHPYTQALLSATPRLNPEQRRERIKLTGELPSPLNPPQGCAFNARCRLATEKCKVEQPQLKSYENGTKIACFMVE; this is translated from the coding sequence ATGACTGATTTGCAAAAAAATGAACAAAACGCACCGCTTCTTGATGCGAAAAATCTGAAAAAATATTATCCGGTTAAGCAAGGAATGTTCGCTAAACCGAAAACGGTTAAAGCGGTAGATGGCGTGTCATTCCAATTGGAACGAGGCAAAACATTGGCGGTGGTTGGCGAGTCCGGCTGCGGTAAGTCAACCTTGGGGCGAATGCTCACGATGATTGAAAGCCCGACCGAAGGCGAGCTGTTTTATAAAGGGCAGAATTTCTTAGTCAATGATAAAGAAACCGCCGCATTGCGTCGTAAGAAAATTCAGATTGTGTTCCAAAACCCTTATAGCTCGCTGAATCCGCGTAAAAAAGTGGGAAGCATTTTAGAAGAGCCGTTATTAATCAATACCGATTTATCGGCAGCAGAGCGTAAAGCGAAGGTGTTGGAAATGATGGGCAAAGTCGGTTTAAAACCTGAGTTTTACGACCGCTATCCGCATATGTTCTCCGGCGGACAACGCCAGCGTATTGCGATTGCCAGAGGCTTAATGCTCAACCCTGATGTAGTGGTGGCGGATGAGCCGGTTTCGGCATTAGATGTATCAGTGCGTGCGCAGGTGCTTAATTTGATGATGGATCTGCAAGACGATATGGGGCTTTCTTATGTTTTCATTTCGCACGATCTGTCGGTGGTTGAGCATATTGCCGATGAAGTGATGGTGATGTACTTAGGACGAGTGGTGGAGCAAGGCGAAACCAAAGCGATTTTCAGCAATCCTCGTCACCCGTATACCCAAGCGTTACTTTCGGCGACACCTCGCTTAAATCCGGAGCAACGTCGTGAGCGAATTAAATTAACCGGCGAATTACCAAGCCCGTTAAATCCTCCGCAAGGTTGTGCGTTCAATGCTCGTTGCCGCTTGGCGACCGAAAAATGTAAAGTGGAACAACCTCAGTTGAAAAGCTACGAAAACGGCACAAAAATAGCCTGTTTTATGGTGGAATAG
- the dppD gene encoding dipeptide ABC transporter ATP-binding protein has protein sequence MALLTVDQLSVHFGDEKAPFKAVDRISYTINEGEVLGIVGESGSGKSVSSLAIMGLIDFPGRVTANSLEFNGNNLLALKPKEKQKIVGADVSMIFQDAMTSLNPSYTVGFQIMEALKVHQGGSKAARRERAIELLTMVGIPDPQSRLEVYPHQLSGGMSQRVMIAMAIACNPKLLIADEPTTALDVTIQAQIIDLLLELQRKENMALILITHDLALVAESAHRIIVMYAGQVVEEGKAELIFKAPLHPYTQALLKALPEFAEGKSRLQSLPGVVPGKYDRPQGCLLNPRCPYATDKCRTSEPELRVLSGRQVKCHFPLDENGIPTMQQ, from the coding sequence ATGGCTTTATTAACGGTAGATCAGCTTTCTGTCCATTTCGGTGATGAGAAAGCGCCTTTCAAAGCGGTAGATCGTATCAGTTATACGATTAACGAAGGTGAAGTATTAGGTATTGTCGGTGAATCCGGTTCGGGTAAATCAGTCAGCTCTTTAGCGATTATGGGCTTAATTGATTTCCCCGGTCGAGTAACGGCAAACTCGCTTGAGTTTAACGGCAATAATTTATTGGCGTTAAAACCGAAAGAAAAACAGAAAATTGTCGGTGCGGACGTGTCGATGATTTTCCAAGATGCGATGACCAGTCTTAACCCGAGTTATACGGTCGGTTTTCAAATTATGGAAGCGTTAAAGGTGCATCAAGGCGGCTCAAAAGCGGCTCGCCGTGAACGTGCGATTGAATTATTAACCATGGTGGGGATTCCAGATCCGCAATCTCGTTTAGAGGTTTATCCGCATCAGCTTTCGGGCGGTATGAGCCAGCGTGTGATGATCGCAATGGCGATTGCGTGCAATCCGAAATTATTGATTGCGGACGAACCGACCACCGCATTAGACGTAACGATTCAAGCACAAATTATTGATTTATTGCTGGAATTGCAACGCAAAGAAAATATGGCGTTGATTCTGATTACCCACGATTTAGCATTGGTTGCGGAATCGGCACATCGCATTATCGTGATGTATGCAGGGCAAGTGGTGGAAGAGGGCAAGGCGGAATTAATCTTTAAAGCGCCGCTTCACCCCTATACGCAAGCATTGCTTAAAGCTTTGCCTGAATTTGCCGAAGGTAAATCTCGTTTACAATCGCTGCCCGGTGTGGTTCCCGGCAAATATGACCGACCGCAAGGCTGTTTGCTGAATCCTCGTTGCCCGTATGCTACGGATAAATGCCGAACCAGCGAACCTGAATTACGTGTTTTAAGCGGTCGCCAAGTGAAATGCCATTTCCCGTTAGATGAAAATGGTATTCCTACAATGCAGCAATAA
- a CDS encoding ABC transporter permease subunit: MSSTTLSAPAPKTPLQEFWYYFCQNRGAVIGLAFITIVFFAAVFAGWVAPFDPIEQNRSALLLPPAWMDGGNSAYLLGTDDIGRDILSRIIYGARLSVFIGLVIVVLSCVFGVILGLLAGYYGGVIDIVIMRFVDIMLAIPSLLLTIGVVTILGPSLINAAIAIAIVSIPSYVRLTRASVMSEKNRDYVVASRVAGAGVLRLMFIVILPNCLAPLIVQMTMGISNAILELAALGFLGIGAQPPTPELGTMLAESRGFMQSANWLVTIPGLAILLLVLAFNLMGDGLRDALDPKLKQ, from the coding sequence ATGTCTTCAACAACCCTTTCGGCACCGGCTCCGAAGACACCTTTACAAGAGTTTTGGTATTACTTTTGCCAAAACCGTGGTGCGGTTATCGGGCTTGCCTTTATTACTATTGTCTTTTTTGCTGCAGTATTTGCAGGTTGGGTCGCCCCTTTTGATCCGATTGAGCAAAATCGTAGTGCCTTATTACTGCCTCCGGCGTGGATGGACGGTGGTAATTCCGCTTATCTGTTAGGAACCGATGATATTGGGCGTGATATTCTTTCCCGTATTATCTACGGCGCGCGTTTATCGGTATTTATCGGTTTAGTGATCGTTGTTTTATCATGTGTGTTCGGCGTGATTTTAGGCTTACTTGCCGGCTATTACGGCGGTGTGATTGATATCGTGATTATGCGCTTTGTCGATATTATGTTAGCTATTCCGAGCTTACTTCTCACCATTGGCGTGGTCACCATTTTAGGTCCTTCTTTGATTAATGCGGCGATAGCGATTGCTATTGTATCGATTCCAAGTTATGTGCGTTTAACCCGAGCTTCGGTCATGAGCGAAAAAAATCGTGATTATGTGGTAGCGAGCCGAGTTGCCGGTGCCGGTGTATTACGTTTAATGTTTATCGTGATTTTACCGAACTGTCTGGCACCGTTAATTGTGCAAATGACGATGGGGATTTCCAATGCGATTCTAGAACTTGCCGCGCTTGGCTTCTTAGGTATCGGCGCGCAACCGCCGACACCGGAATTAGGTACAATGTTGGCGGAATCTCGTGGCTTTATGCAATCGGCAAACTGGTTGGTAACTATCCCGGGGTTAGCAATTTTATTACTTGTCTTGGCGTTTAACTTAATGGGCGATGGCTTACGTGATGCGCTTGATCCGAAACTCAAACAATAA
- a CDS encoding ABC transporter permease subunit has translation MFSFILKRLLMVIPTFLAITLITFALVHLIPGDPIEIRMGERGLDPAVHAQMMAQLGLDLPLHEQYFNYIKGVFQGDLGNSFRNNEPVLKEFFTLFPATVELAFFALLWSLLFGIFLGVIAAVKKDSWISHTVTTLSLTGYSMPIFWWGLILILYFSTPLGLPASGRLPSEYWIEAETGFMLYDTWVSDEPGAFIAAIKSLILPSIVLGTIPLAVVTRMTRSSMLEVLGEDYIRTAKAKGLNTTRIVIVHALRNALIPVVTVVGLIVGQLLSGAVLTENIFSWPGIGKWIIDAINARDYPVLQGSVLIIATIIILVNLTVDLIYGVVNPRIRHN, from the coding sequence ATGTTTTCATTTATTCTTAAACGTCTTTTGATGGTTATCCCAACCTTTCTGGCGATAACGTTAATTACTTTTGCCTTAGTACATTTGATTCCGGGGGATCCGATTGAAATTCGGATGGGAGAACGAGGCTTAGATCCGGCGGTTCACGCTCAGATGATGGCTCAGCTCGGTTTAGATTTGCCGCTACATGAACAATATTTTAATTATATTAAAGGGGTATTTCAGGGCGATCTCGGCAATTCATTCCGTAATAACGAACCGGTGTTAAAAGAATTTTTCACACTTTTCCCTGCAACGGTTGAATTAGCTTTCTTTGCACTATTATGGTCGTTGCTATTCGGTATCTTTCTTGGCGTGATTGCTGCCGTGAAGAAGGATTCATGGATTTCGCATACAGTGACCACTTTATCTTTAACCGGTTATTCGATGCCGATTTTCTGGTGGGGCTTAATCTTAATTCTCTATTTCTCTACGCCGTTAGGTTTACCTGCTTCAGGACGTTTACCTTCCGAATATTGGATTGAAGCGGAAACCGGCTTTATGCTGTATGACACTTGGGTTTCAGACGAGCCGGGTGCATTTATCGCCGCGATTAAATCGCTGATTTTGCCTTCGATCGTGTTAGGCACTATTCCATTGGCGGTAGTGACGCGTATGACCCGTTCTTCAATGCTGGAAGTGTTAGGTGAAGATTATATTCGTACCGCAAAAGCGAAAGGCTTGAATACTACTCGTATTGTGATTGTTCATGCGTTACGCAATGCGTTGATTCCGGTAGTTACTGTAGTGGGACTGATTGTGGGGCAGCTACTTTCTGGTGCGGTACTTACCGAAAATATTTTCTCGTGGCCGGGTATCGGTAAATGGATTATTGATGCGATTAATGCGCGTGATTATCCGGTATTACAAGGCTCAGTGCTTATTATTGCGACGATTATTATTTTGGTGAATTTAACCGTTGATTTAATTTACGGCGTAGTTAACCCAAGAATTCGCCATAACTAA
- a CDS encoding ABC transporter substrate-binding protein, with amino-acid sequence MKKLTKLSLLPLAIAASSSAFAAPKTFVYCLEASPTYLNPQFATDGGTLDATSQTIFNRLVDFAKGETSVIPSLAEKWDVSEDGKSYTFYLRKGVKFHSTKDFKPSRDFNADDVVFSFNRQLDPNHPYHKVSGGNYEYFIGMDMGNIIQNVEKVDDYTVKINLKVPNAPFLANIAMDFASIFSAEYADKLLKAGTPEKLDQNPVGTGPFQFVDYQKDSQIRYKGFEQYWEGKPAIDRLVFAITPDASVRMAKLQKGECHAAPYPNPADLEALKQDPNINLMTKPGLNIGYLHFNTQKKPFDDVKVRQALNYAINKDAIIQSVYQGSGEKAKNPIPPTMWSYNDEVKDYDYDPEKAKALLKEVGLEKGFDTEVWAMPVSRPYNPNARRMAELIQEDWKKVGVNAKIVSYEWGEYLNRMRDGEHTTGMMGWNGDNGDPDNFLNTLLSCAAVKQGSNYAKFCHKDFDKLMTDAVQTTDKAKRTELYKQAQVLFKEQAPWVTIAHSTTYFPVRKEVKGYVISPFSLHNFYGVDLETK; translated from the coding sequence ATGAAAAAACTCACCAAACTCTCTTTATTGCCATTGGCAATTGCCGCCTCGAGTTCGGCTTTTGCGGCACCTAAAACATTCGTTTATTGTTTAGAAGCCTCACCTACTTACTTAAATCCGCAATTTGCAACAGACGGTGGTACGCTTGATGCGACGAGCCAAACTATTTTTAATCGTTTAGTTGATTTTGCTAAAGGTGAAACCTCTGTTATCCCTTCTTTAGCGGAAAAATGGGATGTATCAGAAGACGGTAAAAGTTATACCTTTTATTTACGTAAAGGGGTGAAATTCCATTCAACTAAAGATTTTAAACCAAGCCGTGATTTTAATGCCGATGACGTAGTATTCTCATTCAATCGTCAATTAGATCCGAATCATCCGTATCATAAAGTGTCCGGCGGAAACTATGAATATTTTATTGGTATGGATATGGGCAACATTATTCAAAATGTTGAGAAAGTGGATGATTATACGGTTAAAATTAATCTAAAAGTACCGAATGCACCGTTTTTAGCGAATATTGCGATGGACTTTGCTTCGATCTTCTCTGCGGAATATGCGGATAAATTATTGAAAGCAGGTACACCGGAAAAATTAGATCAAAATCCGGTCGGTACGGGCCCATTCCAATTTGTTGATTACCAAAAAGATTCTCAGATTCGTTACAAAGGCTTTGAGCAATATTGGGAAGGTAAACCGGCGATTGACCGTTTAGTTTTTGCGATTACGCCGGATGCGTCGGTTCGTATGGCGAAATTACAAAAAGGTGAATGTCACGCAGCACCTTACCCGAATCCGGCTGATCTTGAAGCATTGAAACAAGATCCGAATATCAATTTAATGACCAAACCGGGTTTAAATATTGGTTATTTGCATTTCAATACGCAGAAAAAACCGTTTGATGATGTGAAGGTGCGTCAAGCGTTAAACTATGCAATTAACAAAGATGCAATTATTCAGTCTGTTTATCAAGGTTCCGGCGAAAAAGCGAAAAATCCGATTCCACCGACAATGTGGAGCTATAACGATGAAGTGAAGGATTATGACTATGATCCGGAAAAAGCCAAAGCCTTGTTAAAAGAAGTCGGATTGGAAAAAGGTTTTGATACCGAAGTGTGGGCAATGCCGGTTTCTCGTCCGTATAACCCGAATGCACGCCGTATGGCGGAGCTTATCCAAGAAGATTGGAAAAAAGTGGGTGTGAATGCCAAAATCGTGAGTTACGAATGGGGTGAATATCTCAATCGTATGCGTGACGGCGAACATACAACCGGTATGATGGGCTGGAACGGTGATAACGGAGATCCGGATAACTTCCTAAATACCTTATTAAGTTGTGCGGCGGTAAAACAAGGTTCTAACTATGCCAAATTCTGTCATAAAGATTTTGATAAGTTAATGACTGATGCAGTTCAAACAACTGATAAAGCAAAACGTACCGAGCTTTATAAACAAGCTCAAGTACTTTTCAAAGAGCAAGCACCATGGGTAACAATTGCTCACTCAACTACTTATTTCCCTGTCCGTAAGGAAGTAAAGGGTTATGTGATCAGCCCATTTAGCTTACATAATTTCTACGGGGTTGATTTAGAGACAAAATAA
- a CDS encoding ABC transporter substrate-binding protein, with product MQKFFSLSALTLLLFSNSALAAPKTFTYCIESSPTFLNPQIGTDGATLDVAQALYNRLIDFEPGTTNLIPSLAEKWDISADGKTYTFYLRKGVKFHKNKEFTPSRNFNADDVLFVFNRQLNKYNYFHNVSGGNYEFFLGMDMPNIIEKAEKVDTYVVKFHLKVPNAPFLANLAMDFASISSSEYADQMLKAGTPEKVDTAPIGTGPFEFAGLQKDAYVRFKAFDDYWLGRAKLDRLVFSVTPDATVRYAKLQKNECQAMPYPNPADIAQMKADTNLQVLEKSGLNIGYITFNLDKKPLDNQKVRQALNYAVNKQAILESVYQGTGSVAKNPMPPIIWGYNDEVQDYEYNPEKAKALLKEAGLENGFETELWAMPVSRPYNPNARRMAEMVQEDWKKIGVNAKIVSFEWGEYLKRMEQGEHSTGMMGWTGDNGDPDNFLNTLLSCNAVKQGSNYAHFCDKSYNDLVTQAAQESDKAKREALYKQAQVIFKQQAPWLPIAHSTTYFPMRKEVKGYIVSPFLSHNFYRVELGNN from the coding sequence ATGCAAAAATTTTTCTCTTTATCAGCGCTTACGTTGTTACTTTTCTCTAATTCGGCACTCGCTGCACCTAAAACATTTACTTATTGTATTGAATCTTCGCCTACTTTTTTAAACCCGCAAATCGGCACAGACGGTGCAACATTAGATGTGGCACAAGCGTTATATAATCGTTTAATTGATTTTGAACCGGGTACAACAAATCTTATTCCTTCATTAGCTGAAAAATGGGATATTTCTGCGGATGGTAAGACCTATACCTTTTATTTACGTAAAGGGGTTAAGTTTCATAAAAATAAAGAGTTTACACCATCTCGTAATTTTAATGCCGATGATGTGTTGTTCGTTTTTAACCGCCAATTAAATAAATATAATTATTTCCATAATGTTTCGGGCGGAAACTACGAGTTTTTCTTAGGTATGGATATGCCTAATATTATTGAAAAAGCTGAGAAAGTAGATACTTACGTAGTTAAATTTCACTTAAAAGTGCCGAATGCGCCGTTTTTAGCTAATCTCGCGATGGATTTTGCCTCGATTTCCTCTTCGGAATATGCCGACCAAATGTTAAAAGCCGGAACACCGGAGAAAGTGGATACCGCACCGATTGGTACTGGACCGTTTGAGTTTGCCGGTTTACAAAAAGATGCTTATGTACGTTTTAAAGCATTTGATGATTATTGGCTGGGCAGAGCAAAATTAGATCGCTTAGTCTTTAGCGTTACGCCTGATGCAACGGTACGTTATGCCAAATTGCAGAAAAATGAATGTCAGGCAATGCCGTATCCAAACCCAGCTGATATTGCTCAGATGAAAGCGGATACTAACTTACAAGTATTGGAAAAATCTGGTTTAAACATTGGTTATATTACTTTTAATTTGGATAAGAAACCGTTAGATAATCAGAAAGTACGTCAAGCACTCAATTATGCGGTAAACAAGCAGGCAATTTTAGAATCGGTGTATCAAGGAACAGGTTCTGTTGCTAAAAATCCAATGCCACCGATAATTTGGGGCTATAACGATGAGGTTCAGGATTATGAATATAATCCGGAGAAAGCGAAAGCATTGTTAAAAGAAGCCGGCTTGGAAAACGGTTTTGAAACGGAATTATGGGCAATGCCTGTTTCTCGCCCATATAACCCAAATGCCCGTCGTATGGCTGAAATGGTTCAGGAAGATTGGAAGAAAATCGGGGTGAATGCCAAAATTGTTAGTTTTGAATGGGGAGAATATCTCAAGCGAATGGAACAAGGCGAACATTCAACCGGTATGATGGGCTGGACTGGTGATAACGGCGATCCAGATAATTTCTTAAATACCTTATTAAGTTGTAATGCAGTCAAACAAGGCTCAAATTATGCACATTTCTGTGACAAATCTTACAATGATTTAGTTACGCAAGCGGCACAAGAATCGGATAAAGCAAAACGAGAAGCACTTTATAAACAGGCTCAAGTAATTTTTAAACAGCAAGCGCCTTGGTTGCCGATTGCGCATTCAACAACTTATTTCCCGATGCGTAAAGAAGTAAAAGGCTATATAGTTAGTCCTTTCTTATCGCATAACTTCTATCGAGTGGAGTTAGGAAATAATTAA